ACATGGATTTATACGGAATTACCTTGTCCATCGGGCATTTATATGGCTATATGTACTTCAATCAAGGCCCGGTCACGCTCGATGAGCTGAGCAGCACGATGGGGATGAGCAAGACCTCGATGAGCACCGGCGTCCGTACACTCATGGATCTGAAGATGATCGAGAAGGTCTGGGGCAAGGGCACCCGCAAGGATCTGTTCGAGGTGGTTCCCGACTGGCACCAGAATTTCAGCGATTACTTCTCTATTAAATGGAGAAAAGCAGTGGAAGGAAATATGAACGCCCTGAACAAATCGCTGGCTGAAATCCGGCAGCTGAAGGCCGATTATGCGGAGGAGCCTGACCTTGTAAATCTGCTCCAGACCGATGAGGTCAAGATTGAGGAAGCGATCAAGTACTACCGCTGGCTGCTGAAGCTGATTGAAGCGCTGGAAACCGGCAGAATCTTTGAATTCATCCCTAAAGAATAATATCAGCTATAGACATTTATCCTATTCTGCTTATGCACCCGCACGCTAGAAAATGTATGTTGTTTTCCACATACATTTGGTCCATAGGATGCTCTACCAGGGAAACTATAGCTTCCCTGCAAGGTTCAAAACGGCCGCGTCCCTTGAATTCAAGGAACGCGGCCGTTTTCGCATGCTGATGATGTGCTGTCTTTCGTTAGCTTACGGGTTCTCAATCAGACTGACATCATCAATATAGATGCGGTTGCCTGCCCCGATGGCTGCATTCGTCTCCTCACTGTTCCCGTTAATCCGGCCCAGCAGGAAAACCAGATGCGCCCCTGCATCGGTGGGACTGTTCATCGTGAAGGTGTAGCTGAAGCGCTGCATCTCGCCCGTTAACACTACAGCGGTTGCCGGGAGATACTTGGTGTAATCCCCTCCAAAATGCTCAACCGCCACTTCAATCAGACGATTGATATCCGAGCGGGCGCTGAAGGCCAGGGTGTAGCTTGTGCCTTCGGTCAGCTTCAGATCCTTGTAATCCACCTGGGCGGCGTAGTTGGCCGATCCCGTGAAGTTCAGTGAGACTTCGAGTTCTCCGGACTTCACGGCGGCATTGCCGGCACTCTCGAAATACTGGGTCCAGCCCTTAAGCGCCGGCTCCGCATCGAACGTACCGTTATCCAGCTTGCCGCTGGCCGGAGGAGTGACCGGGCCGCCCGTTACCTCCCGGACCGCTATATCGTCCAGAGAGATGGTATGCGGCGTATGGTTGGCCGTCTGATCCTCACCCAGCGTGGCCCCGATCAGATAGTTCAGCTTCAGCGGACTATCGTTCGTGACGGTGAACTGCGCGCTGTAGGTCGCCCAAGTAGCCGTAATATTGAATTTCACCTGCGCGGGCTGGGCTGAGGTTCCGCTGTATTCTACGGCAATCTGCCGGGGAACCGTAGACTTTGCTTTGAAGCTCAGCTCATAGGTTTTACCTGCTTCCAGCGGGATCTTCTCCTGATAGAGCTGTGTGCTCCAGCTCTCTGTCCCGGCTGCCTGAATCTGCACCTCTGCTGCCCCGTCCACGATCTGGAGGGATGCGGCTCCGCCTGCCCCGGACCAGGTGGACCAGCCTGTGCTGCCGCTGGTGAATGAACCGTTGATGACCAGGTTGTCGTCACTGCCCAGTATGGTCTGAACGACCTTCGCGCTAACATACCCTTCGGCCTCGACCGTAATACTGTAACTGCCTTCTGCCGGAAAAGCCGCCGCCTCAATCGTAATGACTCCAGGCTTCACCGTGTACAGTTCAGGCTCCAGCGCAGTCCCGTTCACCTTCACAGCCTTAATATGATCCGACCATTCGGCTTTCTCTATGAAGGTCAGCTCAATCGGCTGCGACACCCGGTTGGCGGTATGGTCAGGAACCAGCTCCTGCGGCTTCGCCGGGGCGTTCTTGATCTCAAATTTCACATTATCGATCACAATGTCATGACTCTGCGGAATGCTCACACCGCCCACCTTGCCAAGCAGGAATTTCAGCGACAGCATATCATTCGCACCCTGCCGGAATTCGAACCGGTAATGCTGCATCTCCGGTGTCAGCTCCACCGTCTTATCCATGGATGGGGTATAGCTGGCATTCTCCGCCTTCACGCTAATCTGCCGGGCTGCGCTGGCTCTGGCATCGAATTCAACCACGTAATCCGCGCCTGCGGCAGCCTTCAGGTTATTCTGGAACAGCATGACCGAATAGGCCTGGTTACCCGTGTTCGTGATACTGAATTTTGCCGCCCCGTCTGCTACGGCTGCCGAGCTCTGCCCGCCGTCTTCAGTAAGCAGCCGCTCCCAATTGTTGAACCCGAAGCTGAAATCCCCGTTCAGCAGCGGATAATAGGTCAGATCCGGATCATAGTAGAAGCTGGTGCGCACCAGCAGGAACTGGTCCAGCAGCACCGTCCCTGTGCCTCCGCTAAGACGCAGAACGAATTGTCCAAGCCGGTCGCTGGCTCCCGGGAAGTTTTTGAAGACCGCCTCTGCCTGCTGATGGCCTGCCTTCAGCTCGAACGGCTGCGAAGCATGTACGGTTCCGTCATGGCCTAATAATTCAACGGTGGCCGTCCGTGCAGAGGAGCTGTCTGCCTCGAAGGTCAGCTTGTAATCCTGGCCCTGCACCAGGAAGATTCCCTTCTGGAGCAGCGTAACCTCGCTGCTGCCGCCGTCTGTGCCTGCAATGTCCAGCTTCAGGCGGCCCTCAGTATCAACGGCCGGCTGGACCTCCGCCCCTCCTGCGGCACCGATATGCCAATAGCTCATCCGGTCGGGTTCGCCCAGATCGAAGCTGCCGTTGTAGAGATGGTTGCCGCTGCCGAGCGGTGTTTTGGCGCTGTCATGGTCGAAGGGAATGCTATCGATCTCTTCCAGCCGCGCATTGCCGAGCCATACCGGCGAAGCATTGGTTCCGAGGTTGAACTCAACCCGCGCGGCATTGTCCGAATTCTCCTTCATCTGGAACATCGTCTCGAAATGCTGCAGCTCTCCCGTCAGCCCTGCCTTGAATGCCGGAGAATAAGCCGGGAAGCCAAGCGTTGCGCCCCCGGTCAGCCGGGCGGTCAGCTCGCGGGCCGTATCCGTTCTGGCATCGAAGCTCAGCTTGTAGAATCTTCCCTTCGCGAGCGACACAATGGCCTGCGGCTGAATCGAATAGGTGTTGCCGCCAGGCTTGCGGATGTCGACCTTCAGGAAGTTCTTGCCGCCTACAGGCTCCAGGGACAGCGCTGCATCCGCGCCTTCATCCTTGTACAGCACCCAGTGGGCTGTATTCGGAATGCCCAGACCGGGATCACCGTTGGCCTGCTCCGTGAACCCGCTGTTATAGATGAAGTTGCCGTCTTCGAGCGGCTTCTTCGCTCCCTCCAGATAAGGCTCCTTCTCGATCTCTACCGGCACGGGCTTGCGGTATTCGCGTCCGGTCAGCTCATAGATGCGGACATAATCGATCTCCATCGAACTCGGGAATACGGTCTCGTCTGTAGGATCGCCGTCGAAGTTGCCGCCTACCGCCAGATTCATCAGCAGGTGGAACTTCTGGTTGAACGGCGCGGGATAAGCATTCACCGCCGGCTGGCCGTTACTCTTGCTGTACCAGTCGTTCTTGGTAGAGTATAGCACCCCGTCTACATACCAGCGGATCTCCCCCGGCTCCCACTCAATGGAGTAAGTGTGGAAATCTTCAATGGTGGAGTTGCCCGGCAATACATACTCCTTACCGGAGTATACGTTATCCGGCCATTGAGACCCGTAATGGATCGTTCCGGCTACTACATTCGGACGGCTGCCCCAGCCCTCCATGATATCCAGCTCACCGGAGGCCGCCCAAGTGCCGTAGACATAATTCTCCGGCAGCATCCAGATCGCCGGCCAGAGTCCCTTGCCTGCCGGCGCTTTTGCCCGGATCTCGAATTTGCCGTACATTTTGCTGTACAATCCGTTGGTCTTGATTCTTGTGGAGGTATACGGCTTGCCGTCCACCGCTTCCTTGCGTGCAGTAATAACCAGCTTACCGTCCTGCTCCTTCACATTCTTCGGATCATTGGTGTAATACTCCAGCTCATTGTTGCCCCAGCCCGGATTGCCGACTGCGGTGCCGTCTCCCAGGTCATAGGTCCACTTCGTCGGATCAATGACATTGTCGTCGAACTCATCATTCCACACAAGGGTCCATGGGTCACTGGTTGGTGTGGAGGTCGGCAGCGGCGTCGGGGCTATAGTAGACGTCGGCTCCGGCGTCGGTGTAGCCTCTGGTGTCGGCTCCGGTGTAGCCGCTGGCGTCGGCTCCGGTGTAGCCGCTGGCGTCGGCTCCGGTGTAGCCGCTGGCGTCGGCTCTGGTGTAGCCGCTGGCGTCGGCTCCGGTGTAGCCGCTGGCGTCGGCTCCGGTGTAGCGGTGGCCGTCTCTCCCCCGCCGGAGACAACCGGCGGCAGGCCAGCCAGCGGTGAAGCCAGGTTCAGATTGCTGCGGCTGCCCTGCAGCAGGGTTATCCCCCCGGCAGTTACAGCCTCCGCCTGGTTCAGCACGCTGCCGAAGCTTCCGCTGCCCGTAAGCGCCGTGCCCTTGGCACCGGCGGTGAGCAGCAGCTCCGCCACCTGCGCCTGATCCATCAGCACGACCTTGCCGGGCGTGCCCCAGATCAGCTTGGACAGCTTGCCGGAGATGTTCAGCGTAAGGCTGCCTGCTGCCGGATTAGCAGCGGAGACTACCCCGTAATTGCCCTTAAGAGTGACCGTATGCTCCCCGGCCGGAAGCACCACATCGGTGAAGCCCTCTCCGGTAAGCGTAGCCTCTTCAAGGATCGCGCTGGAAGCAAGGCGCACGGTTCCGGCGGTTGTCGTCCCGCTGGCCACGATACGGACGGTTCCCCGGGGCTTCGCCACCTGAACAGGCCCAAGGCTGCTGTTTACCAGGCTCACACTATGCTCACCGCCGCCGCGGATATAGGTGGTGCCCTTCACCTGCACCCCCTCCAGCCGGACATCGCCCTCTCCGATCCCCTCGGTCAGATAGAGGTTCCCTTCAATGACACTGTCCTTAAGGGTAATGCCTTCATGGCTCAGTACAACATTTCCCTGTACCGTGCCCAGCTTCACTTCCCCGCCGGAGGACTGAATTCCCTGCACCAGTGAATCGGCCAGCTTCGCCAGCTCGGCGCGGGTAATCTTCCCGTCCGGCTTGAATAGCCCTCCCGGGTAACCCTTCATATACCCCGCAGATGTTAACGCATCCGCTGCGGAGATGACCTCACTATCCGCGCCTGCAAGATCGCTGTATATCCCCTTGGCGGAATTGCCGGTCTCCAGCCGGAAAATCTTCTGCAGCGCCACAGCGGCCTCCCCGCGCTTCAAAGGAGCTGCAGGCTGAATAAGCTGATCAGTGCCAGCACTCAGATAACCCGCCGCTACTGCCTTGGCGATATCTTGCTTGTACCAGGCTCCGGCCGCAACATCTGCCGGAAGAGCCGCTGTCAAGTCGGTATACCCGAAGATACGGTTCATAATGGCGGCGAATTCCGCCCGGGTAACCTGCTGCTCCGGCCGGAAGCGGCCATCCCCGTAGCCCGAGATTACCCCGCTGCGGCTCCAGCGCTGCACGGCAGCGGACGCCCAGTGACCCGGGTCTACATCAGTAAACGCTTTCAAACCGCTGGTAGCCAAGCTCTTATCCGGCCCGGACACCGGTGCCTCTGCTGCCGCTGTCTGCCTGAGCTGAGCAGGCAGCGCACCTGCCGCGCCGCTTCCGAGCGGCGACAGCAGCCCGGTCACGATCACTGCGGCTGCGAGCAATGCGGATACATTCTTTTTCATTCGGTAGATGCCTCCTCTAGTTTTCTGTCCTGTTCTACCGCAACCCTGTAAATGTCATTTCTCCAATTCGACAAATCGAAATCGGTTTCGGTCGAAAACACATCAATTCCTCAATGCAATTAACCTTTGACTTGTTTCGGCAAGTTGAATAGACTCTAGAAAGGACTGCTTGCTACTGGCAGGCAGTGTCCCATGAACGGTCTGAAGCCTCGTGAACCCCTGGCATACCCGTCTTTTGGCCCGTTCCATTCTTAAGCGGGGGTGGCAATCGCCATGCAAATGAATATCAAAAAAATTGCCGAAATGGCCGGGGTCTCTGTATCCACAGTGTCCAAAATCATGAACAACTACAGCGATGTTTCCGAAAAAACGAAACGCAGAGTTCTCGAAATTATCGAACAGACCGGATATACCCCCTCCAGCTCGGCCAAGACGCTCGCCACCAAGAAATCGAATCTGATCGGAGTGATTTTTGCCGGTGAGCTGAATGTGGAATTTACCCATCCTTTTTTTGTCGAGGTACTCAATTCCTTCAAAAAACAAATGGGCGTGCTAGGCTACGACCTGATCTTCTTCTCCAATGAGAAGTTCATTAATAGCGGCGATTACTTCTCGCGCTGCGTGCATTTCCATGTGGACGGCTGTGTCATCATCTCCGGGCAGGAGATGGAGCCGGCAATCCGTGAGCTGGACAAGAGCGATATTCCGTGCATCGGCGTGGACCTGGAGCTGACCGGCAAAAAATCCGGGTATGTCATGTCGGACAATTACCAGATTGCTTCCAAGGTGGTGGAGCACTTCTACCTGCTCGGCTACCGGGAGCTTGGCTTCATCGGCAGCACTGCCGATTCGGATATCTCCAACCGGCGTGAGGCCGGGTATGCCAAAGCCATCGCCGGCTTCGGCCTGGCCACGAATCCCGACTGGTTCATCCATGGTGAAGATTTCTTCGAGCCCAGCGGTTATGCGGCAATGAAGAAGCTGATTGGGTCCGGCACTTTGCCGCAGGCCATCTTCGCCGCCTCCGATCTGCTTGCTCTCGGCGCCATCCGTGCCTTGAAGGAGCATGGCCTTAAGGTTCCCGAGGATATCGCCATCATCGGCTGTGATGATATCGAGGCCTGCCAGTATACCAGCCCTACGCTGACTACCATCCGCCAGAACAAGGAGCGGCTGGGTGTGCTCGCAGCGCATATGCTGTTCGACCTGATCAACAACCAGTCCGAAGGCGGCTCCTTCGTCGTGGAACCTGCGCTGATCGTCCGTGAATCCTGCGGCAGCGGGTTAAGCCGCTGACCGCCCGCTTTGCAAAGAGCTGGCTGCCATCCCTCCCCTCCGGTCCGGAACTTCGCTTGGCTGCTGTGCGCAGCCGCCCGAAAACGCTTTCGGTTATATAATCGCTCATTTATCAGGCGGTCACAAGGCACCGTTTTTCTGGTTAGGGGGACCATTTTTCGGTTTGTCCCCCGTCAAGCCGTTCCCGTTCTTCTTCCAGTATGCTTACAACGGCGCTGGCTCCCCGGTCTGAGGGTCCAGCGACAGTCTGACCAGCAGGCCCGCATGAGTAAGCCCCGCACCGAAGCCGTACAGCAATACCTGCTGCCCGCTGTGCACCTTCCCCTGGCGGATGCCCAGATCAAGGGCAAGCGGAATACTCGCCGCTGAGGTGTTGCCGAATTCCTCCAGACTGTATAACGCCTGCCCGAACGGATAGTCCAGCCGCTCACAGATCGGTTCAATCATCCGCAGATTGGCGCTGTGCGGGATGAACCAGTCCACCTCGGCAAGGGAGGCCTCCGCCTTCGCCAGCACCTGCTGTACTCCCTGCGGAACGGTCCGTACCGCCCACTTGAACACTTCGCGGCCGTTCTGCACTAGCTTGCCAGTAGCCGTAAGCTGCACACCATTCACCTGGTCCGCCAGCCCCGAGAGGTAGACATGATGTCCGCCGCTTCCGTCACTTCCCAGATTGAACCCTCTGAAGTTGTCCTGCTCCCCACTTTCCACCAGCACAGCCCCGGCCCCGTCACCGAACAGAATGCAGGTGCTGCGGTCCGTGTAATCCGTAATCTTGGACAACGTATCCGCGCCGATAACCAGCACTTTATGATGCATTCCCGAAGCGATAAGCGCATGGGCCATATGCAGGCCATAGACGAAGCCGGCGCAGGCGGCACTCAGATCCAGCACTCCCGCAGTCTGCGGAATACCCAGACGGTTCTGCACAATGGCTGCCACAGAGGGAAAAGGCATATCAGGCGTACTGGTCGCTACAAGGATCATGTCAACATCCTGGACGCTTTTGCCATATCGGTTCATCAGATCCCGCACAGCGGCTGCACACAGATCGCTGGTATATTCATCCTCCCGGCTGATTCTGCGCTCCCGGATTCCGGTCCGCTGCACAATCCATTCGTCATTCGTATCGACCATCTGCTCCAGATCTGCATTCGTAAGCCGCCGCTGCGGCACGTATGAGCCCACCGCTGTAATTTTTGCACCCTTCATCGCGCTCACCTCTTATTTCAAATTTTATTATTGGTATCAGATATTAGTACTTGGTACTAATTATAACCTGCCTAAGGCTATATTGCAAAACCTATTACCCGTAAGTACACCAGACCTCTCATCTTACCATTGTAAAGATTGCTGTCCCGTGCTACAATCTTACCAGTGTTAAGATAACGTGCAAGAATGAAGGGATGAACGCATATCTTGAAAGAGAAACCCTATCACCACGGCAATCTGCGCAACCAGCTTATTGAAGCGGGTATTAAGCTAATTAACCAGGACGGTATCAGCAGCTTCTCGCTGCGCAAGGTCGCCGCCGAATGTCAGGTCAGCCACACCGCCCCCTACAGCCATTTCAAAAATATAGATGAGCTGGTCTCCGCCATGGGCGAGCATGTCACCGGCCAGTTCATGGACACTCTGCACGCCTCGGTCCAAGGGCAGGAGGGAAAGCCGGAAGCGATCACACTGCTGGGCCAGGCGTATATTGACTTTTTCATAGAGCATCCACAGTATTTCCAGTTTCTGTTCTACCATTCCGGCATCGTCATCGATCTGGACAACTATGAGACGGACAGCTATCCGCCCTTCGCCCTGTTCCGGTCAACGGTCTACGAAGTCTTCCGCGGCAGCGGTCTGCCGGAGTCAGCATTCACTCAGCACTTGATTACACTCTGGTCTATGGTGCACGGAATCACGGCATTGCTGACCAATAACGGGGTCCGGTATTCAGGCAACTGGCGCGATCTGCTGGAGCTTAAATCTATCTTTTAGGGGGTTGACCATTCATGAGGACGATCATACACGATCTGCAGGAGCAGGAATTCGCGGGCTGGCTAGAGGATACGGTGCATGAGGGAGTGACGGTCATTTCGGATAACGGGGCCATCCGTTCATGCATGGGCTGCTTTGGCTGCTGGACCCGGACGCCCGGGGAATGCATTATTAAGAAGGATGGTTATGACAATCTGGGCGAGCTGTTCTCGCGCAGCGACGAGCTGATGATCATCAGTAAGTGTATGTACGGCAGCTATAGCCCCTTTGTGCTGAATGTGCTGAACCGGAGTATCTCCTACATGCTTCCTTATTTCGCCACCGAGAATGGAGAGACGCATCACCGGCCCCGCTATGACCACCAATTCACACTATCGGTACATTTCTATGGCAATGACATTACGGAGGCTGAACAGAATACGGCCAGAACGCTGGTCGCGGCCAACAGTCTGAATCTGTATTCGCTAGGGAACAACGTGTATTTCCATACCCATCCTCAGAGCATTAAGGAGGTCCTGCAATGAACATCGCCATGATCAACGGCAGTCCCAAGCCAACCGGCAGTAACTCCGGCATTCTGCTGGGCATGCTGGAGCCGCTGATTGCAGACGGGAACGAGCTGCACACCTATACGCCGAATAAAAGACCGCTCTCTCCTGAAGAATACAACGAGCTTTGCCGCATGGATGTGCTGGTCTTGGCCTTCCCGCTCTATTACGACGGTATCCCGTCCCATCTGTTCCAGCTGCTGGTTACCCTCGAAGGGTATCTGAAGACCGAGCGTGAACGGGACATTTACGTCTATGCACTGATTAACAATGGCTTCTACGAGGGCCACCAGAACCAGATTGCGGTGGAGATCCTCAAACACTGGTGCGCGCGCGCCGGTGTTCATTTCGGGCAAGCCTTAGGCCAAGGCGCCGGTGAGATGCTGGGCTCCATGGGGAAGGTTCCGCTCGGCCGGGGGCCGCTGAAGAACCTGGGCCGCGCCATGCACAGCCTGGCCGCCAATATCCGGTCCAAAAGCACCGGCGAATCCCAGCTGTTCAGCCCGAACTTCCCGCGCTTCGCCTGGAAATGGAGCGCCACCCACTCCTTCTTCCACGGAACAGCCCGGAAGAACGGGCTGAAGCCGAAGGATCTGCTGCGGCGGAAGTAGGGAATACTATAACCAATCGCATACTGGCAGGTTGCCGTACCCGATTATCATACAAGTGAAGGCCTTAATTGCACTCCGTACATTTAAATCATCTGATATTACACCGATGATACGTTTAGTTGTATTTCGTGCACCTAAATTTTCATCTACACCAGATTCTCTCCCATTCGCGCAGATTTAGTTGTACAGACTACAGTTAGATGAAGAGAACCTTCCTTTTCGCTGATTTTAAATGTACAGAATACAGCTATCGCCTACACATAGAACAAACCTCTATTTAACCTTAAAAGCCCGGTCCCCAACAGGACCAGGCTCTTATCTGTACAGCTTCTATGCGCAATCCTGTAGGATAGTATCCCCCCCCCCCATTTCCGCCGGATGTCACCGGATATTATCGTTCCGCCGGGTCCACCGTAACCCGCTTCACCAGTTCCTCCGGCTTCGCCGTGTTCCTGGAGCGGCAGTGCAGGAACTCCACCTCTTCCCCGTTCTCCACATAGAAGGCCGGGCCGTCATGGTTCTCGATCGTGACCTGCTGGAACTTCACCTCGCGGACGTTGCTGAGGAAGAAGCCCCGGCGCTGCATGTCCGGAAGACCTGCCATCATGTCGGGCTGGCCTGGAACGGCATGCTCCGCCATGGAGATATCGATGTTGGTGAAGGTAATTTCCGACACCGCCTGCTCAGCCAATCCATACAGGAACCCCGCTGCGGCATGGACATTACGGGCGGTAATGTTGGCGTAATGAATCCGCCGGAACTGCGGCGTCTCCGCTGTCACCGGATAAGGGTTCTTGTCCCAGACATATTTCTCCTTACCCCGGGGGCCACAGAAGTAATAGAGATTCAGTGTGAAGGGACAGATGACATCCTCCATCACAATGTTGCTGACCCGTATATCCTCGATAATGCCTCCGCGCCCGCGCCTTGACTTCATACGGATGCCGCGGTCCGTCTGCTTGAATACGCAATTGCTGATGGTCACATTGCGGATATCGCCGCTCATCTCACTGCCCAGCACCACCGCGCCATGTCCGTGCACCATGACGCAGTTCGTGATCGTGATATTCTCGCAGGGAATCCGCTCCCGGGTATCCTCGGTGCCGGCCTTGATAGCAATGCAGTCATCGCCTACATCGATATGGCAGTTGCTGATACGGACATCCCGGCAAGACTCCGGATTGATGCCATCCGTATTCGGCGAATCGGCCGGATTCAGAATCGACAGATTATCGATCATCACATTGCTGCAGTTGACCGGGTTCACCGTCCAGCTTGGAGAATTAAGCAGCGTCAGGTCGCGGAGGGTCACCCGGCTGCAGTCGTCGAAGCCGATCAGCCTCGGGCGCGGATACACCAGCTCCTCCCGGCGGTGACGGTGCTTCTCCCACCAGGGTGCGCCGTTGCCGTCCAGCGTTCCGCTGCCGGTAACCGAGACATTGGTCAGACCGGCTCCGTAAATACAAGGCGTATGAACCTCCCGCTTCACCCCCTCCCACCGGGATTCTACGGGAGGATAATCCGCCGGGTCGGTGCTGAAGGACAACACCGCACCAGGGCTAAGATGCAGCTCGATATTGCTGCGCAGACGTACCGCTCCGGTCAGGAAGGTACCGGCCGGAACATATACTGTACCTCCGCCGGCACGGTCCGCCGCTGCAATAGCATCCGCAATCGCCTGCGTTGCCGGCACTCCGCTGTCCCGCTGCGCTCCATAGTCTGCTATGTTATACAC
This region of Paenibacillus sp. FSL K6-1096 genomic DNA includes:
- a CDS encoding GbsR/MarR family transcriptional regulator — protein: MNDLEGLQPEQIDKIRKARERVIDSIGKNMDLYGITLSIGHLYGYMYFNQGPVTLDELSSTMGMSKTSMSTGVRTLMDLKMIEKVWGKGTRKDLFEVVPDWHQNFSDYFSIKWRKAVEGNMNALNKSLAEIRQLKADYAEEPDLVNLLQTDEVKIEEAIKYYRWLLKLIEALETGRIFEFIPKE
- a CDS encoding carbohydrate binding domain-containing protein; the protein is MKKNVSALLAAAVIVTGLLSPLGSGAAGALPAQLRQTAAAEAPVSGPDKSLATSGLKAFTDVDPGHWASAAVQRWSRSGVISGYGDGRFRPEQQVTRAEFAAIMNRIFGYTDLTAALPADVAAGAWYKQDIAKAVAAGYLSAGTDQLIQPAAPLKRGEAAVALQKIFRLETGNSAKGIYSDLAGADSEVISAADALTSAGYMKGYPGGLFKPDGKITRAELAKLADSLVQGIQSSGGEVKLGTVQGNVVLSHEGITLKDSVIEGNLYLTEGIGEGDVRLEGVQVKGTTYIRGGGEHSVSLVNSSLGPVQVAKPRGTVRIVASGTTTAGTVRLASSAILEEATLTGEGFTDVVLPAGEHTVTLKGNYGVVSAANPAAGSLTLNISGKLSKLIWGTPGKVVLMDQAQVAELLLTAGAKGTALTGSGSFGSVLNQAEAVTAGGITLLQGSRSNLNLASPLAGLPPVVSGGGETATATPEPTPAATPEPTPAATPEPTPAATPEPTPAATPEPTPAATPEPTPEATPTPEPTSTIAPTPLPTSTPTSDPWTLVWNDEFDDNVIDPTKWTYDLGDGTAVGNPGWGNNELEYYTNDPKNVKEQDGKLVITARKEAVDGKPYTSTRIKTNGLYSKMYGKFEIRAKAPAGKGLWPAIWMLPENYVYGTWAASGELDIMEGWGSRPNVVAGTIHYGSQWPDNVYSGKEYVLPGNSTIEDFHTYSIEWEPGEIRWYVDGVLYSTKNDWYSKSNGQPAVNAYPAPFNQKFHLLMNLAVGGNFDGDPTDETVFPSSMEIDYVRIYELTGREYRKPVPVEIEKEPYLEGAKKPLEDGNFIYNSGFTEQANGDPGLGIPNTAHWVLYKDEGADAALSLEPVGGKNFLKVDIRKPGGNTYSIQPQAIVSLAKGRFYKLSFDARTDTARELTARLTGGATLGFPAYSPAFKAGLTGELQHFETMFQMKENSDNAARVEFNLGTNASPVWLGNARLEEIDSIPFDHDSAKTPLGSGNHLYNGSFDLGEPDRMSYWHIGAAGGAEVQPAVDTEGRLKLDIAGTDGGSSEVTLLQKGIFLVQGQDYKLTFEADSSSARTATVELLGHDGTVHASQPFELKAGHQQAEAVFKNFPGASDRLGQFVLRLSGGTGTVLLDQFLLVRTSFYYDPDLTYYPLLNGDFSFGFNNWERLLTEDGGQSSAAVADGAAKFSITNTGNQAYSVMLFQNNLKAAAGADYVVEFDARASAARQISVKAENASYTPSMDKTVELTPEMQHYRFEFRQGANDMLSLKFLLGKVGGVSIPQSHDIVIDNVKFEIKNAPAKPQELVPDHTANRVSQPIELTFIEKAEWSDHIKAVKVNGTALEPELYTVKPGVITIEAAAFPAEGSYSITVEAEGYVSAKVVQTILGSDDNLVINGSFTSGSTGWSTWSGAGGAASLQIVDGAAEVQIQAAGTESWSTQLYQEKIPLEAGKTYELSFKAKSTVPRQIAVEYSGTSAQPAQVKFNITATWATYSAQFTVTNDSPLKLNYLIGATLGEDQTANHTPHTISLDDIAVREVTGGPVTPPASGKLDNGTFDAEPALKGWTQYFESAGNAAVKSGELEVSLNFTGSANYAAQVDYKDLKLTEGTSYTLAFSARSDINRLIEVAVEHFGGDYTKYLPATAVVLTGEMQRFSYTFTMNSPTDAGAHLVFLLGRINGNSEETNAAIGAGNRIYIDDVSLIENP
- a CDS encoding LacI family DNA-binding transcriptional regulator; translation: MNIKKIAEMAGVSVSTVSKIMNNYSDVSEKTKRRVLEIIEQTGYTPSSSAKTLATKKSNLIGVIFAGELNVEFTHPFFVEVLNSFKKQMGVLGYDLIFFSNEKFINSGDYFSRCVHFHVDGCVIISGQEMEPAIRELDKSDIPCIGVDLELTGKKSGYVMSDNYQIASKVVEHFYLLGYRELGFIGSTADSDISNRREAGYAKAIAGFGLATNPDWFIHGEDFFEPSGYAAMKKLIGSGTLPQAIFAASDLLALGAIRALKEHGLKVPEDIAIIGCDDIEACQYTSPTLTTIRQNKERLGVLAAHMLFDLINNQSEGGSFVVEPALIVRESCGSGLSR
- a CDS encoding ketoacyl-ACP synthase III; protein product: MKGAKITAVGSYVPQRRLTNADLEQMVDTNDEWIVQRTGIRERRISREDEYTSDLCAAAVRDLMNRYGKSVQDVDMILVATSTPDMPFPSVAAIVQNRLGIPQTAGVLDLSAACAGFVYGLHMAHALIASGMHHKVLVIGADTLSKITDYTDRSTCILFGDGAGAVLVESGEQDNFRGFNLGSDGSGGHHVYLSGLADQVNGVQLTATGKLVQNGREVFKWAVRTVPQGVQQVLAKAEASLAEVDWFIPHSANLRMIEPICERLDYPFGQALYSLEEFGNTSAASIPLALDLGIRQGKVHSGQQVLLYGFGAGLTHAGLLVRLSLDPQTGEPAPL
- a CDS encoding TetR/AcrR family transcriptional regulator, with translation MKEKPYHHGNLRNQLIEAGIKLINQDGISSFSLRKVAAECQVSHTAPYSHFKNIDELVSAMGEHVTGQFMDTLHASVQGQEGKPEAITLLGQAYIDFFIEHPQYFQFLFYHSGIVIDLDNYETDSYPPFALFRSTVYEVFRGSGLPESAFTQHLITLWSMVHGITALLTNNGVRYSGNWRDLLELKSIF
- a CDS encoding flavodoxin family protein gives rise to the protein MRTIIHDLQEQEFAGWLEDTVHEGVTVISDNGAIRSCMGCFGCWTRTPGECIIKKDGYDNLGELFSRSDELMIISKCMYGSYSPFVLNVLNRSISYMLPYFATENGETHHRPRYDHQFTLSVHFYGNDITEAEQNTARTLVAANSLNLYSLGNNVYFHTHPQSIKEVLQ
- a CDS encoding glycoside hydrolase family 28 protein, translating into MYNIADYGAQRDSGVPATQAIADAIAAADRAGGGTVYVPAGTFLTGAVRLRSNIELHLSPGAVLSFSTDPADYPPVESRWEGVKREVHTPCIYGAGLTNVSVTGSGTLDGNGAPWWEKHRHRREELVYPRPRLIGFDDCSRVTLRDLTLLNSPSWTVNPVNCSNVMIDNLSILNPADSPNTDGINPESCRDVRISNCHIDVGDDCIAIKAGTEDTRERIPCENITITNCVMVHGHGAVVLGSEMSGDIRNVTISNCVFKQTDRGIRMKSRRGRGGIIEDIRVSNIVMEDVICPFTLNLYYFCGPRGKEKYVWDKNPYPVTAETPQFRRIHYANITARNVHAAAGFLYGLAEQAVSEITFTNIDISMAEHAVPGQPDMMAGLPDMQRRGFFLSNVREVKFQQVTIENHDGPAFYVENGEEVEFLHCRSRNTAKPEELVKRVTVDPAER